The Microbacterium sp. SORGH_AS_0862 genome has a segment encoding these proteins:
- a CDS encoding ABC transporter substrate-binding protein: MAHNKRALGMLGFIGVGALALGLAGCSSGDAEAGGDATGGSGSGDLTTVGFVAVGPEGGWRNANEQAIKDAFTEDAGFELKYAPAASPSDQKSQLDAFSTFVNDEVDVILLTATEASGWEDSLKLAKEAEIPVILLDRGVDAPEDLYVTRIAPDNVQVAKSVGEWATTAFPEGANYFVLEGVPGLSVVNERNEGFDEALGGASGWNKVGAQTANWKTDEGKSVIETVLKANNNDIQFIFAQNDEMGIGAAQAVTAAGLKPGTDVKIATIDGTKGALEALSKGDLSFVAQYNPFFGTDAVDAVKKALAGDKVDSTIIVKSATFDSPEAADKALADGLAF; encoded by the coding sequence ATGGCACACAACAAGCGCGCACTGGGCATGCTGGGATTCATCGGCGTGGGGGCTCTCGCGCTGGGTCTGGCCGGCTGCTCGAGCGGTGACGCAGAGGCCGGCGGCGACGCGACCGGCGGCAGCGGCAGCGGCGACCTCACCACGGTCGGTTTCGTCGCGGTGGGCCCCGAGGGCGGCTGGCGCAACGCCAACGAGCAGGCCATCAAGGACGCCTTCACCGAGGACGCCGGCTTCGAGCTCAAGTACGCCCCCGCCGCCAGCCCGAGCGACCAGAAGTCGCAACTGGACGCCTTCTCGACGTTCGTCAACGACGAGGTCGACGTCATCCTGCTCACCGCCACCGAGGCATCGGGCTGGGAGGACTCGCTCAAGCTCGCCAAGGAGGCCGAGATCCCGGTCATCCTGCTCGACCGCGGTGTCGACGCTCCCGAGGACCTCTACGTCACCCGCATCGCGCCCGACAACGTGCAGGTCGCGAAGTCGGTCGGCGAGTGGGCGACCACCGCGTTCCCCGAGGGCGCCAACTACTTCGTCCTCGAGGGCGTTCCGGGTCTCTCGGTCGTCAACGAGCGCAACGAGGGCTTCGACGAGGCGCTCGGCGGCGCGTCCGGCTGGAACAAGGTCGGCGCACAGACCGCCAACTGGAAGACGGATGAGGGCAAGTCGGTCATCGAGACCGTCCTGAAGGCCAACAACAACGACATCCAGTTCATCTTCGCTCAGAACGACGAGATGGGCATCGGCGCGGCGCAGGCCGTGACGGCGGCGGGCCTCAAGCCCGGCACCGACGTGAAGATCGCCACGATCGACGGCACCAAGGGCGCGCTCGAGGCTCTCTCCAAGGGTGACCTGAGCTTCGTCGCTCAGTACAACCCGTTCTTCGGCACCGACGCCGTCGACGCCGTCAAGAAGGCCCTCGCGGGCGACAAGGTCGACTCGACCATCATCGTCAAGAGCGCCACGTTCGACTCGCCCGAGGCGGCGGACAAGGCGCTCGCCGACGGCCTCGCCTTCTGA